The Christiangramia flava JLT2011 region TGGAAAGCCATAAAACATTTCTGCGGAAGCCCAGATTGAAATAGTAAAAGTATCTCTGGCTGTTTCCAAACTCGTAAATAAGGCTGTGCGCAAGCGGAGCGATTAGAAGGTAGAAAACTCCCAGCATTTTGAAATCACCAATCAAAAGCGCAATTATTACGGAACTAACCAGACTGACCGAAAAAATTTTCCGTTGAAATAGCAGGAGGTTTTTAAAATATCGGATTGGCGTCATTTTAATTCTGAAAAATAAGGAGTCTTAAGAAATCTAATTATTTGGATTCTTCTTTTTTAAATACCAGGATGTTTCCACGGCTTTGGGTCATCAAGGTCATAAGGCCGTTATGATCATAATTAACCGCATCAATATAGTAGCAGTTCACATAAGCATTCTCATCTGTTTCCTTTAAGAAAAATTCGTTTTCGGGACGTTCTTCCTCATTACAGGTTTTCACGATACGATATTTGGTAGTTTTTATGAGAGAGTCACCTATAAAATGTTTCATAGATCCATCGCTGGAAAAAACATACTTGTCTTCAGGAGATTTCTCTAAGTGCCATATTCCTATAATTTCCTTTTCCAAGGTTGTTTTTGATTGAAAATCCTGGGCAAAAAGGGCGTTTGAGAATAAAAGAAGTAAAAGGCCTAAAAAGCTATTTTTCATAATGATGAAATGAGAATCTAATTTGTTGAATTTCAGTTTTGGTAATTGTAGGGAGCCAGAAAACCAGCTGTTACAGGTTTTTTAGTTCTGTAAAATTATCGATGGTTGATTAATCCCTGGATTTTAATCTACAAAAATTTCAGTAAAAGAGTGGCCTTCAACGAAAAATCTACCTTTACGAATATCCGAGTTTCTTATAATCGGGTTCCATGGCATCAGAATAGCAATCTATTCCGTAGCTGTTCACGATATCCAGAATTTCTTTTATTTGGGAGGCGGAGAGATGCCTTTTGAAATTCTGTAACTGATCTTTGTTTTCCAGAATACCAGATCCATCTCTAGTCGTGGAACTTGGCATGTTTATTTTATGCATTGCAAACCTGGTCATTGGCTTATTCAAGTAATCAGAAATTTTTTCGAGTTCCAGGGTTGGCCTTAGGAAGAGTGATTCATACGATATGGTAAGCCATCGTTTATTCTCATCTTTTAGCGGAAGCAGGTTTTGAATTGCCCACCAGTTTGCGAATAAGGATTCCCTGGATTTGATGCTATTAATCTTATCTGAATACTTTTCGAAAATTTCAGAAAAGGCTGGATCCTCATTTTTTCGAATTTCAAAAAGGTTATTGGCAACATTCAGATTTTGAAATGCCGGATGCCGAAATTGCGAAGAAATGACAGACAGGGGATGGCGGATAAGATATATGGGCCTGATCGAAGGAAATTGCCTGGTAAGCCAGGGTAAAAGCATATTGGCCCGACAGAATTTGAAGAGGAGGCTGGTGCTTCGCCTGAGCTGGTGACCGTATTTTGAATTTACATGCAAACCATATGGCAGCTGACCGCGGAATAGTTCCTGGAAATAACGCTGGGCAGGTTCTAATTCGGCGTTCTCCGGAATGTACGGGATATGACCTACGCGGTTTGCCAGATTATGGGGATATTTTTCCAGGCGTTGTGGATGTAATGGCTCCCAAATCAAAGCATCTGAATCCTGTTTCAGTATTTCCATAAGCCAGGTGGTACCGCCTCTTGGCTCCCCACTTATGACGATATGCTGTGAAAAATCGTTGAATCTGGACTCTTCTCTATTTCTTAAATTGAAATTTTTGATCTGCCGGTTCGTTTGAGCCTGTAGTAAAAGCTTTTTACAGTATGCTAATCTTTCCGAAGTAGTGGCCATGTTATTTTCCGGTTACGATGAGTAATTTATAAATTTTAAAACGTGTTTAATCATAATTGCTTTGAAAGTTCTGTTTCAAATCTTCCACATTTTCCAATTTAATTATAATTCCACTGTACCATAATTTGCTTTCGCCCCATACTTTCCCAAGGCTTCCTTAATTTTTAAAAAATAAGATCATCCATTTAGAGTGTATTGAATTATGTGGGTTGCCCATCAGGTTTTGAATGATGAGCTGTCCTCTTTCAACTGAAAGATATACAAAGGTTTTTTATCTACCGGTAGCACACAAATTGCAGCGGTTGGAATATTCA contains the following coding sequences:
- a CDS encoding sulfotransferase domain-containing protein; translated protein: MATTSERLAYCKKLLLQAQTNRQIKNFNLRNREESRFNDFSQHIVISGEPRGGTTWLMEILKQDSDALIWEPLHPQRLEKYPHNLANRVGHIPYIPENAELEPAQRYFQELFRGQLPYGLHVNSKYGHQLRRSTSLLFKFCRANMLLPWLTRQFPSIRPIYLIRHPLSVISSQFRHPAFQNLNVANNLFEIRKNEDPAFSEIFEKYSDKINSIKSRESLFANWWAIQNLLPLKDENKRWLTISYESLFLRPTLELEKISDYLNKPMTRFAMHKINMPSSTTRDGSGILENKDQLQNFKRHLSASQIKEILDIVNSYGIDCYSDAMEPDYKKLGYS